Proteins encoded by one window of Caldanaerovirga acetigignens:
- a CDS encoding nucleotidyltransferase domain-containing protein, producing the protein MKQNRDDILKIGYFGSYARGDWGVGSDLDVIFVLKRSDVSFFKRSLNWDTDKIPVPVDLLVYTEEEYEEMKKTNSRFYKELEKEAVWIYP; encoded by the coding sequence GTGAAACAAAATAGGGATGATATATTGAAAATAGGGTATTTCGGGTCCTATGCCCGCGGAGACTGGGGGGTAGGAAGCGACCTTGATGTGATATTCGTGCTCAAAAGGTCCGATGTTTCGTTTTTTAAGCGTTCTCTTAACTGGGATACGGACAAAATCCCGGTCCCTGTGGATTTGCTGGTTTATACCGAGGAAGAGTACGAGGAAATGAAAAAGACAAATTCGAGGTTTTATAAAGAACTTGAGAAAGAAGCTGTGTGGATATATCCTTAA
- a CDS encoding Wadjet anti-phage system protein JetA family protein, whose translation MAFFDKIPENLFSVLVSKNKHVYLDSLFIIFQAYNEEMLIKKDELVERLKSYLENSSFSPEEEEDGERPDDASLSALAHFILRKLEKTGWIYRDYSENFIEEIIYLHDYSIKILNTLYELQIDEVKDYGSYVHSAYNNLKNQDLERSEDAIFALREAYKRTKDLINELKSLLNNLRKYHQALYEKEEIRQILKEHFDEFRELIDERIYHPLKTLDSIPRYKTPIINILNSWLYDKEMMDLLVKSSVRRRIYKDEEEAVEKVTGMINEIVNIYYNIDVLLKEIDRKRAAYTRASVERMQYLLNVDMSLKGKIVEILKALPENEEIVKTVSEAVLLFPQSYIDENSLYTKKSERKLQDVKFSKIKEAEEEGVFEKEMESLKERLKSALTRKKVFEFFKKLLREKREVLSEDINLDGDEEFLMLILGIIMHDERGSFYDVAFEEKGSVSVNGYRIPRMKIKKKV comes from the coding sequence ATGGCCTTTTTCGACAAAATTCCGGAAAATCTTTTTTCGGTCTTGGTTTCCAAAAATAAACACGTCTACTTGGACTCCCTTTTTATAATCTTTCAGGCGTACAATGAAGAGATGCTCATAAAAAAGGACGAGCTGGTGGAAAGGCTGAAAAGTTACCTTGAAAATTCGAGCTTTTCGCCCGAGGAGGAAGAAGACGGGGAAAGGCCGGACGACGCAAGCCTTTCGGCCCTCGCCCATTTCATTTTGCGAAAGCTCGAAAAGACCGGCTGGATATATCGGGACTATTCGGAAAATTTTATAGAGGAAATTATATACCTCCACGACTACTCGATAAAAATCCTGAATACGCTGTACGAGCTTCAAATCGACGAGGTTAAGGACTACGGTTCGTACGTGCACTCTGCCTATAACAACCTGAAAAATCAGGACCTGGAAAGAAGCGAGGATGCCATTTTTGCCCTCCGGGAAGCCTACAAGAGGACGAAAGACCTCATAAACGAACTAAAAAGCCTTCTAAACAACCTGAGAAAGTACCACCAGGCCTTGTACGAGAAGGAAGAAATAAGGCAGATATTGAAAGAGCACTTCGACGAGTTCAGGGAACTTATCGACGAGAGGATATACCACCCCCTGAAAACCCTCGATTCCATTCCCCGCTACAAGACCCCTATCATAAATATTTTAAACTCCTGGCTTTACGACAAAGAAATGATGGACCTCTTGGTGAAATCTTCCGTGAGGCGGAGAATTTACAAGGATGAGGAAGAAGCCGTTGAGAAAGTCACAGGGATGATAAATGAGATAGTGAACATCTATTACAATATCGATGTTTTGCTAAAAGAAATTGATAGAAAGCGGGCAGCTTATACCAGGGCTTCGGTGGAGAGGATGCAGTACCTTTTGAACGTCGATATGAGCCTAAAAGGTAAGATAGTGGAGATACTCAAAGCTCTCCCGGAAAATGAGGAAATAGTAAAGACCGTAAGCGAGGCCGTTTTGCTTTTTCCCCAGAGCTACATCGACGAGAATTCTCTCTACACGAAGAAATCCGAGCGGAAACTGCAGGACGTGAAATTCTCCAAAATAAAAGAGGCCGAGGAAGAAGGCGTTTTCGAAAAGGAAATGGAAAGCTTAAAAGAAAGGCTCAAGAGTGCCTTGACGCGAAAGAAGGTCTTTGAGTTTTTCAAAAAGCTTTTAAGGGAAAAAAGAGAAGTTTTGTCCGAAGATATAAACCTCGATGGAGACGAGGAATTTTTGATGCTCATCCTGGGAATTATCATGCATGACGAAAGGGGTTCCTTTTACGATGTGGCCTTTGAAGAAAAAGGAAGCGTATCCGTAAACGGCTATAGGATTCCCCGCATGAAGATAAAAAAGAAGGTGTGA
- a CDS encoding DUF4194 domain-containing protein gives MWHEEYEKMSDSQKEEFARLINFLLSHNFILREKYDKTSMNVRINPDYRFVERYFEVFSGYLSMAGWDVQKDNHYGVISIYNRFEQNRARLKKFETLVLFALRLLYEEEREKLSLRKDVIVTKGDVVRKLLNTGAIDRKPAERDLNEALNLFKNYQIIEKIENPLDDYESKIIIYPSILHVLPSEKINVIYRMIEEKSAEEEIPEGEEEES, from the coding sequence ATGTGGCATGAGGAATACGAAAAGATGAGCGATTCCCAAAAGGAGGAATTTGCAAGGCTGATAAATTTCCTCCTTTCTCACAATTTTATCCTGAGGGAAAAGTATGACAAAACCTCGATGAACGTTAGGATAAACCCGGACTATAGATTCGTGGAACGCTACTTTGAAGTCTTTTCGGGCTACCTTTCCATGGCCGGCTGGGACGTACAAAAAGACAACCACTACGGCGTGATTTCAATATACAACAGATTCGAGCAAAACCGCGCAAGACTGAAGAAATTCGAGACATTGGTGCTTTTTGCCTTAAGGCTTTTGTACGAGGAGGAAAGGGAAAAACTTTCTCTGAGAAAGGACGTCATAGTGACGAAGGGCGATGTAGTGAGAAAGCTTCTCAACACCGGGGCTATAGACAGGAAACCGGCAGAAAGGGATTTAAACGAAGCTTTGAATCTTTTCAAAAATTACCAGATTATAGAGAAAATAGAAAATCCCCTAGACGACTACGAGAGCAAGATAATCATATACCCTTCGATTTTGCACGTCCTGCCATCCGAAAAGATTAATGTGATCTATAGAATGATAGAGGAAAAAAGTGCGGAAGAAGAAATACCCGAAGGGGAGGAAGAGGAAAGTTGA
- a CDS encoding ATP-binding protein, with translation MKLLKKLLLINWHYILHELIEFEMINFLTGKNGAGKSTIVDALQLLILGDTKGDYFNKAANERSKRNLKGYLRGDIADDTEGGILVLREGNFSSYIVGEFYDTAKKGTFCYGVAFDVYENGDENHRFFYLESYLPENHFIVDGVPLNTKDLRTFLNARYRERFKIFNSNREYQAHFLARMGSLNEKFYSVFKKSVSFSPIVEIEKFITEYVCDAPPKIDISDMQENLRYYKELEYQAQQVKKMVGDLEEIQALYNEYLAEERKLKEQEYLIKRAQVESVINQRRALIEEAQIKKALLEEKEGQKNEFERKVLELERRKDDLIREKYSMEDYKKSEYLKAQEESMREQIKEKKVALQQFLGNYTKVLQNWEIVLEEICAFPDKFDEKFLKTTKEKIKKLRAVTAEDITDIEEEKLLSLKNAAFQCKDRIEKLFYSMEQEKTKLEEDIRKIESEIENLKKGIKPYDRKLLELKSEIEKALKSKYKKEIKVEILADLLEVRDKKWQNAIEAYLHTQKFYLVPEPEYFVDALKIYDRLKFEKGFYDIGLVDTGKLEKQNIKVWENSLASEVMTDNRYARLFVDFLLGRVAKCEKVEELRNYPTAITPDCMLYQNYVARQLNPERWRFPYIGKKSLEDMLKAKTAEVKEKRILLDELMDGYERLARIKNVEPITESFMENLKNAKKEKEKLDILFKKLEEIERQKSLLDLTKLMEIDDRIAKAEKELEGAKNEIKRLQGVISEITSEIRLLEHQKEQKEKELKSQLLALEERFDLDFIKDTGEPRFLKELQARKDPENIIKAFQSQLARTQSQKEKKWNLLLNKRSDYNREYKMPFNVSSGDNSEYRKELERLLRTELPAYEEKIRDAKEKARIQFQEDFISKIKENIDKVKEQIEELNSALKQFSFGKDRYRFEVRPNPAYRKFYDMIMDSLLLEGYSIFSIEFQKRHGEALEELFNQIVYVGESTLSADEREKLEKNIETYTDYRTYLTFDLIVTDDQGRESRLSRMLLKKSGGETQTPFYISILASFGRIYRLGHKYGENNTLRLIIFDEAFSKMDHQRVQESIKLLRSFGFQAIISAPTEKIQDIATLVDRNLCVIKGKDSTIVRAFDPREVMEEGEGS, from the coding sequence TTGAAGCTTTTGAAAAAGCTGCTCCTCATTAACTGGCACTACATCCTGCACGAACTCATAGAATTCGAGATGATAAATTTCCTGACTGGGAAAAACGGCGCCGGGAAGTCTACGATAGTAGACGCATTGCAGCTTTTAATCCTGGGGGATACGAAGGGCGATTATTTTAACAAGGCTGCCAACGAAAGGTCGAAGAGAAATTTAAAAGGATACTTACGGGGTGATATCGCCGACGATACGGAAGGCGGCATCCTCGTTTTGAGGGAAGGTAATTTTTCCAGCTACATCGTGGGCGAGTTTTACGATACCGCAAAGAAGGGCACCTTTTGCTACGGCGTTGCTTTCGACGTGTATGAAAACGGGGACGAGAACCACAGGTTCTTTTACCTCGAATCGTACTTGCCAGAAAACCACTTCATAGTAGATGGAGTTCCTCTGAATACGAAGGACCTGAGGACTTTTCTGAATGCAAGATACAGGGAAAGATTTAAGATTTTCAACTCAAATAGAGAATACCAGGCCCATTTTTTGGCCAGGATGGGGAGCCTAAACGAAAAATTCTACAGCGTCTTTAAAAAATCCGTTTCCTTTTCTCCCATAGTGGAGATAGAAAAATTCATCACCGAATATGTATGCGACGCACCGCCCAAGATCGACATTTCCGACATGCAGGAAAACCTGAGGTATTACAAAGAGCTGGAGTACCAGGCCCAGCAGGTAAAAAAGATGGTAGGAGATTTAGAAGAAATACAAGCCCTTTATAATGAATATCTTGCGGAGGAAAGAAAGCTAAAGGAGCAGGAATACCTTATAAAAAGAGCCCAGGTGGAAAGCGTGATAAATCAAAGGCGGGCTCTTATCGAAGAAGCGCAAATAAAAAAAGCACTTTTGGAAGAAAAGGAAGGGCAAAAAAATGAATTCGAAAGAAAAGTCCTTGAACTTGAGCGCAGAAAAGATGACTTAATCAGGGAAAAATACAGTATGGAAGATTACAAAAAAAGTGAGTATCTCAAGGCCCAGGAAGAAAGCATGAGGGAACAGATAAAAGAGAAAAAGGTCGCCCTCCAGCAGTTCCTGGGAAATTATACTAAAGTACTCCAAAACTGGGAAATAGTTTTAGAAGAGATTTGCGCTTTTCCCGATAAATTTGACGAGAAGTTTTTGAAAACCACAAAAGAAAAAATAAAAAAGCTTCGCGCTGTTACCGCCGAGGACATTACCGATATCGAAGAAGAGAAACTTCTTTCTTTGAAAAATGCTGCTTTTCAGTGTAAAGACCGCATCGAAAAGCTTTTTTACTCCATGGAGCAGGAAAAAACAAAACTGGAGGAAGATATAAGGAAAATAGAAAGTGAGATAGAGAACCTCAAAAAAGGCATTAAGCCCTACGACAGGAAGCTGCTGGAGCTAAAAAGCGAGATAGAAAAAGCCCTGAAGAGCAAATACAAGAAAGAAATAAAAGTGGAAATCCTGGCGGACCTTCTGGAAGTGCGGGATAAAAAGTGGCAAAACGCAATTGAGGCCTACCTTCACACCCAGAAATTTTACCTCGTCCCGGAGCCGGAATACTTCGTGGACGCCTTAAAAATCTACGATAGGTTGAAATTCGAAAAGGGCTTTTACGACATAGGCTTGGTGGACACCGGGAAACTCGAAAAACAAAACATAAAAGTATGGGAAAACAGCCTGGCTTCAGAAGTGATGACGGATAATAGATACGCCCGGCTTTTCGTGGATTTTCTGCTGGGAAGGGTGGCAAAGTGCGAAAAAGTTGAGGAATTGAGAAATTACCCCACGGCAATAACGCCGGACTGTATGCTTTATCAAAATTACGTGGCAAGGCAGCTAAACCCGGAGAGGTGGAGGTTTCCCTACATTGGCAAAAAGTCCCTGGAAGATATGCTCAAAGCAAAGACGGCAGAGGTGAAGGAAAAGAGGATTTTGCTCGATGAGCTGATGGATGGCTACGAAAGGCTTGCCCGGATTAAGAATGTGGAACCCATCACGGAAAGCTTCATGGAAAATCTAAAGAATGCTAAAAAAGAAAAGGAAAAGCTGGATATATTATTTAAAAAGCTGGAGGAAATAGAAAGGCAAAAATCCCTGCTGGACCTTACAAAATTGATGGAAATCGACGATAGGATAGCAAAAGCTGAAAAAGAGCTGGAAGGAGCTAAAAATGAGATAAAAAGGCTGCAAGGGGTCATATCGGAGATAACTTCCGAAATAAGGCTTTTGGAGCATCAGAAGGAGCAAAAAGAGAAGGAACTTAAAAGCCAGCTTCTGGCTTTAGAAGAGAGATTTGATCTGGATTTCATAAAAGATACGGGGGAGCCCAGGTTCCTCAAGGAGCTTCAGGCAAGAAAAGACCCGGAAAACATAATAAAGGCATTTCAAAGCCAGTTGGCAAGGACGCAGAGTCAAAAGGAGAAAAAGTGGAATTTGCTTTTGAACAAGCGCTCGGATTACAACCGGGAATACAAGATGCCATTTAACGTATCCTCTGGAGATAATTCCGAATACCGAAAGGAACTTGAAAGACTTTTAAGAACCGAGCTTCCAGCTTATGAAGAGAAAATAAGGGATGCGAAGGAAAAGGCGAGGATCCAGTTCCAGGAAGACTTCATAAGCAAGATAAAGGAAAACATCGATAAGGTAAAAGAGCAGATCGAAGAGCTTAATTCGGCCTTGAAGCAGTTCTCGTTCGGGAAAGACAGGTACAGGTTCGAAGTAAGGCCCAACCCGGCTTACAGAAAATTTTACGACATGATAATGGACAGCCTCCTTCTCGAGGGTTATTCCATATTTTCCATAGAATTTCAAAAACGGCACGGAGAAGCTTTGGAGGAGCTTTTCAACCAGATAGTCTATGTAGGCGAGTCCACCCTTTCGGCGGATGAAAGAGAAAAGCTCGAGAAAAACATCGAAACGTACACCGACTACCGGACCTACCTTACTTTCGATCTCATAGTTACCGACGACCAGGGGAGGGAATCGAGGCTTTCGAGGATGCTTCTTAAAAAATCCGGGGGAGAAACTCAAACGCCCTTTTATATATCAATCCTTGCTTCTTTCGGCAGGATTTACCGGCTCGGACATAAGTACGGGGAAAACAATACTCTGAGGCTCATAATCTTCGACGAAGCCTTCAGCAAGATGGACCACCAGCGGGTGCAGGAAAGCATAAAGCTTCTAAGGAGCTTCGGCTTCCAGGCAATTATCTCGGCCCCAACTGAAAAGATTCAGGATATAGCGACTTTGGTGGACAGGAACCTGTGCGTGATAAAGGGCAAGGACAGCACCATAGTTCGGGCCTTCGACCCGAGGGAAGTGATGGAAGAAGGGGAAGGCAGTTGA